One genomic region from Apodemus sylvaticus chromosome 1, mApoSyl1.1, whole genome shotgun sequence encodes:
- the Blvrb gene encoding flavin reductase (NADPH) produces MTVKKIAIFGATGRTGLTTLAQAVQAGYEVTVLVRDSSRLPSEGPQPAHVVVGDVRQAADVDKTVAGQDAVIVLLGTGNDLSPTTVMSEGTRNIVAAMKSHGVDKVVACTSAFLLWDPTKVPPRLQDVTDDHIRMHKVLQESGLKYVAVMPPHIGDQPLTGAYTVTLDGRGPSRVISKHDLGHFMLRCLTTNEYDGHTTYPSHQYD; encoded by the exons ATGACTGTCAAGAAGATCGCGATCTTCGGTGCCACCGGCAGGACCGGGCTCACCACCCTGGCGCAGGCGGTGCAAGCAG GTTACGAGGTGACGGTGCTGGTTCGAGACTCCAGCAGGCTGCCGTCAGAGGGGCCCCAGCCAGCCCACGTGGTGGTGGGGGATGTTCGGCAGGCAGCCGACGTGGACAAGACTGTGGCTGGGCAGGATGCTGTCATCGTGCTGCTGGGCACTGGCAACGACCTCA GTCCCACTACAGTAATGTCCGAGGGCACCCGGAACATTGTGGCGGCCATGAAGTCACACGGAGTGGACAAGGTCGTGGCCTGCACCTCGG CCTTCCTACTATGGGACCCTACCAAGGTGCCCCCACGCCTGCAGGACGTGACCGATGACCACATCCGGATGCATAAGGTTCTGCAGGAGTCAGGACTGAAATACGTGGCAGTGATGCCCCCCCACATAG GGGACCAGCCACTGACTGGAGCCTACACGGTGACCCTGGATGGACGAGGGCCCTCGAGGGTCATATCCAAGCATGACCTGGGCCACTTCATGTTACGGTGCCTCACGACCAATGAGTATGACGGACACACCACCTATCCCTCCCACCAGTATGACTAG